The Quercus robur chromosome 7, dhQueRobu3.1, whole genome shotgun sequence genome has a segment encoding these proteins:
- the LOC126693394 gene encoding uncharacterized protein LOC126693394 yields MRENKEKTVTSGDEDVTAPPTAPPVIQVTSVQAGKRKSKSTSSAVDLDDFPSRRGPKKQKPGMTSLPKVPKFTPPTVNLDNPPMDVEPVQTIHPVQTDPPPPPAKASRKPNSSEPSDRPSNLVLDEGYAWRTFKGIVTKHEVNECYNMSVREFERSGIHDLFKAMSKFYTATCQAKELATEVKTAKDKAKELNNEILLKKGEVLRLTEDFNRLQGSETKLKNEVEELKADNLEKDTHIVHLEGQVSEFVSSLEKAREEAIAAFKKSDEYKNHLDSHYAAGYEDFRVDAKETYPELNFDSFKLPLTNESFLLQTSSEDVNIMDDANTEVTQDDPKTSLPK; encoded by the exons AtgagggaaaacaaagaaaaaacagtaACTAGTGGGGACGAGGATGTTACTGCACCCCCAACTGCACCACCAGTCATCCAAGTGACTTCCGTCCAGGCAGGGAAGAGAAAGTCTAAGTCGACATCCAGTGCCGTGGACCTGGACGACTTTCCAAGTCGTCGAGGCCCCAAGAAGCAAAAGCCTGGTATGACTTCTCTTCCCAAGGTTCCCAAGTTTACACCTCCGACGGTGAACCTGGACAACCCTCCGATGGATGTGGAGCCCGTCCAAACAATCCATCCCGTCCAGACTGATCCTCCTCCCCCTCCAGCCAAAGCTTCTCGCAAGCCTAATTCGTCAGAGCCCTCTGATCGTCCTTCCAATCTGGTTTTGGACGAGGGCTACGCATGGAGGACGTTCAAAGGGATCGTCACTAAGCATGAAGTTAATGAATGTTACAACATGTCAGTGAGAGAATTTGAGCGTTCTGGCATCCATGACCTTTTTAAG gctatgtcaaaattttatacAGCAACCTGCCAGGCTAAGGAGCTTGCTACAGAGGTTAAGACGGCTAAGGACAAAGCTAAGGAGCTGAACAATGAAATTCTACTGAAAAAGGGGGAGGTCCTTAGGTTAACTGAAGATTTTAATCGTCTACAAGGAAGTGAGACGAAGCTGAAGAACGAGGTGGAAGAGCTTAAAGCTGATAATCTAGAAAAGGATACTCATATCGTCCATCTTGAAGGACAAGTCTCTGAGTTTGTCTCGTCCTTAGAGAAAGCACGTGAAGAAGCCATAGCAGCCTTCAAGAAGTCTGACGAGTACAAGAATCATCTAGACAGCCACTATGCAGCTGGCTATGAGGACTTTCGTGTTGATGCTAAGGAAACATATCCTGAGttgaactttgattctttcaagcTTCCCCTCACTAATGAAAGTTTCTTGTTGCAGACGAGTTCTGAGGACGTCAACATAATGGACGATGCTAACACTGAAGTGACCCAGGACGACCCCAAGACTAGCTTGCCCAAGTGA